The Polyangia bacterium genome has a segment encoding these proteins:
- the tssH gene encoding type VI secretion system ATPase TssH, producing MSEISRVALFGKLNSLGYKAIESATVFCKLRGNPYVELVHWFQQILQQQDSDLHRIVRHFQLDPSRLAKEMTEALDRLPRGASSVTDLSSHVEEAVERGWVYGSLMFGDKQVRSGYLIVGILKTPGLRNALPAMSREFEKIKVDALVEKFDSIVGGSPETSMRASDGGGAGASPGEASGAIPPAEMGKQEGLRRFSVDLTERARKGEIDPIAGREEEIRQIIDILMRRRQNNPILTGEAGVGKTAVAEGFALRIASGDVPPPLKDVSLRALDVGLLQAGASMKGEFENRLRQVIDEVQSSPKPVILFIDEAHTLIGAGGAAGTGDAANLLKPALARGTLRTVAATTWAEYKKYFEKDPALTRRFQVIQVDEPSEEKAILMMRGMASTMEKYHRIQLMDEALESAVRLSHRYIPARQLPDKAVSLLDTACARVAISQHAVPAEVDDSRRRIAALDTELEIIGREKAVGVDTAQREAQANEKLAAEHERLKGLEARWQEEKGLVDRILEMRAKLRGTAEPVEGTNSALEKAAAATRAAETEAAPAGALTGLERERMLSKLHEAQARLAELQGDTPLILPSVDAQAVASVVGDWTGIPVGRMVKNEIETVLKLADTLSQRVIGQRHGLEMIVKRIQTSRAGLDNPNKPIGVFMLCGPSGVGKTETALTLAESLYGGEQNVVTINMSEFQEAHTVSTL from the coding sequence ATGTCCGAAATCAGCCGGGTGGCGTTATTCGGGAAGTTGAACAGCCTCGGTTACAAGGCGATCGAAAGCGCGACGGTGTTCTGCAAGCTGCGCGGGAACCCGTACGTGGAACTGGTGCACTGGTTCCAGCAGATCCTGCAGCAACAGGACTCTGACCTGCATCGCATCGTGCGCCACTTTCAGCTGGACCCGTCGCGGCTGGCCAAGGAGATGACCGAGGCGCTGGATCGGCTGCCGCGGGGCGCTTCGTCGGTCACCGATCTGTCGTCGCACGTCGAAGAAGCGGTCGAGCGCGGCTGGGTCTACGGCAGCCTGATGTTCGGCGACAAGCAGGTTCGCAGCGGGTACCTGATCGTCGGCATCCTGAAGACACCCGGCCTGCGCAACGCCTTGCCAGCGATGTCGCGCGAGTTCGAGAAGATCAAGGTCGACGCGCTGGTGGAGAAATTCGATTCCATCGTCGGCGGATCGCCAGAGACTTCAATGCGGGCGTCCGACGGTGGCGGCGCAGGCGCGTCGCCGGGCGAGGCCAGCGGGGCGATCCCGCCGGCCGAGATGGGCAAGCAGGAAGGCCTGCGTCGCTTCTCCGTCGATCTGACCGAACGGGCGCGCAAAGGCGAGATCGATCCCATCGCCGGCCGGGAGGAAGAAATCCGCCAGATCATCGACATCCTGATGCGCCGGCGCCAGAACAACCCCATCCTCACCGGTGAGGCGGGCGTGGGCAAGACGGCGGTGGCGGAAGGCTTCGCGCTGCGCATCGCCTCGGGCGACGTGCCGCCGCCGCTGAAGGACGTGTCATTGCGCGCGCTGGACGTCGGGCTTTTGCAGGCCGGCGCCTCGATGAAAGGCGAGTTCGAGAACCGCCTGCGCCAGGTCATCGACGAGGTGCAGTCCTCGCCCAAGCCGGTCATCCTGTTCATCGACGAGGCGCATACGCTGATCGGTGCCGGCGGCGCTGCCGGCACGGGCGATGCCGCCAATCTGCTCAAGCCGGCGCTGGCGCGCGGCACGCTGCGCACCGTCGCCGCCACGACCTGGGCCGAGTACAAGAAATACTTCGAGAAGGACCCGGCGCTGACGCGGCGCTTCCAGGTCATCCAGGTCGACGAGCCGAGCGAGGAGAAGGCCATCCTGATGATGCGCGGCATGGCCTCGACCATGGAGAAATATCACCGCATCCAGCTCATGGACGAGGCGCTGGAATCGGCGGTGCGGCTCTCGCATCGCTACATCCCGGCGCGCCAGCTGCCCGACAAGGCGGTGAGCCTGCTCGACACCGCCTGCGCCCGCGTCGCCATCAGCCAGCACGCCGTGCCGGCCGAGGTCGATGACAGCCGCCGCCGCATCGCCGCGCTCGACACCGAGCTTGAGATCATCGGCCGCGAGAAGGCGGTCGGCGTCGATACCGCGCAACGCGAGGCGCAAGCCAACGAGAAGCTCGCCGCCGAGCACGAGCGCTTGAAGGGCCTCGAGGCGCGCTGGCAGGAGGAGAAGGGCCTCGTCGACCGCATCCTCGAGATGCGCGCCAAGCTGCGCGGCACCGCCGAGCCGGTCGAAGGTACCAACAGCGCGCTCGAGAAGGCGGCCGCCGCGACGCGTGCGGCGGAGACGGAGGCCGCGCCGGCCGGCGCGCTCACCGGTCTCGAGCGCGAGCGCATGCTGTCCAAGCTGCATGAGGCGCAGGCACGGCTTGCCGAGCTGCAGGGCGATACGCCGCTGATCCTGCCCAGTGTCGACGCCCAGGCGGTCGCCTCCGTCGTCGGCGACTGGACCGGCATCCCGGTCGGCCGCATGGTCAAGAACGAGATCGAGACCGTGCTCAAGCTGGCCGACACGCTGAGCCAGCGCGTCATCGGCCAGCGCCACGGCCTCGAGATGATCGTGAAGCGCATCCAGACCTCGCGCGCCGGCCTCGACAACCCGAACAAGCCGATCGGCGTGTTCATGTTGTGCGGGCCGTCCGGCGTCGGCAAGACCGAGACGGCGCTGACGCTCGCCGAGTCGCTCTATGGCGGCGAGCAGAATGTCGTCACCATCAATATGAGCGAGTTCCAGGAAGCGCATACGGTATCGACCTTGA